The genomic region TAATAGTATTAATTTTAAGAAGAGCAAAATAGCGCTCTCCTTCTTTCGGGCTCCGTATAGGACCTTCAACAGTATCACCTGTTTTTAAAGAAAAAGATTGAATTTGTGCAGGTGAAAGGTAAATATCATCAGGTCCTGGAAGATAATTAGCATCAGCAGATCGTAAAAAACCAAATCCATCTTGCAAAACTTCAACAACTCCTTCTCCGATAATTTCTACATCTTGCGAAGCAAGCTTTTTTAAAATAGCAAACATCAATTCTTGTTTGCGCATCAAAGAAGCATTTTCAACTTCTAATGTTTCAGCAAAAGAAACAAGTTCAACGGGATTTTTACTTTTAAGTTCTTGTAGTTTCATTTCTTGCATGAAATATGCTCTTTAAATAAGTGGAGATTGTCCCTGATAATCTACGGAAAATTTAGAGAATATAATACTCTTATAAGAAAAAAGAGCATTGTACACTCAATTTTTAAAATCTGCAAGCTATTTGTATAAAAATAATTTATTAAATAAAAGAAATATATAAGAAAATCGATTATAGAAATTTTAATTAAGTTACATAAAATACCATTATAAATTAAGATAATATAAACATATTTAAAAGAGACTATACTGGATATGGATACATTCTATATCACTAATAAATTAATATTCAAAATACTTTTATTTTTCCAGATAACCTTATATTAAAAATTTTTGAAAAAGGGGATTATTCTTATTAAAGCCTGTGTTTAACGTAAATTATTAGTTATACTCTATTTATCCTCAATTTTATCCACAAATGAAAAATAAAAAAAGAAAAGTATAACATTATCTTAAAGCTGCTATTACCACACTTTTTTTATAAGAGGAGATCAGCTATCACAACTGTTCAGTTTGTGCATAATAATGGAAAATTTTCCTCAAATTTTCTTTTTGTAATAAGCGATGCTTATATATGCACATTTGTTAACAAGGAGTTAAAATTTTTGTGACAAGAGATAAAAAAAACTTTCATTTGCACATGCTTTCTGATGCTACAGGAGAAACATTAATCTCTGTTGGAAGAGCTGTTGCATCACAATACACGATGAATCAAGTAACAGAACATATCTATCCAATGATTCGTAATGAGACACAATTACAAAGAGCTCTTGATGAAATACAACAAGAACCTGGTATTGTTCTTTACACAATCATTGATCAAAAAATTAAACTTCTTCTTAAGAAGAAATGTGAAAAAATGAAAGTTCCCTGTATTGACATATTACATCCTGTTTTGGATGCTTTTCAGTCTTATCTTGGAATACCAACAAATTTACGTGCCAGTGCACAACATGATCTCAATGCAGACTATTTTCGTCGTATTGAAGCGCTGGATTTTACAATAGAACATGATGATGGACAATCTCCCAGTGATCTATCTAATGCAGATGTAATTCTTGTAGGAATCTCAAGAACATCTAAAACACCTACCAGTATTTATTTAGCAAATCGTGGAGTTAAGACAGCTAATGTTCCTCTTGTTCCGGGAATTGATTTACCAGAAGCTCTTTTAGAAGTAAAAAATTCTTTAATCATAGGTTTAATTGCTTCTGCCGAAAGAATCTCACATATTCGCCAAAATCGCGATTTGGGAGATAATTTTGCCATTGAGAGTTATACAAATCGTATCAATATTGCTGAAGAATTAACTTATGCAAAGCGCATTTGTGAACGTTTTGGTTGGCCTATTATTGACGTGACAAGGCGCTCTATTGAAGAGACCGCTGCTGCTATATTTGAGCTTTTAACGCGATTTCGTGAAGGAAAATGAAAGAATCCCATGGTCACAGATAGGCTAATATTAGCATCCCTTAGTTTTTATCGTGCACAATTATTGAAAAAAGCTGGTTTAAGTTTTTTTACTGAAGCAGCTTCTTTTGATGAAAGAGAAATAGAAAAAACAGGAAAAACAAAGACTCCTAAAGAGCTCAGCTGTTTTCTTGCAAGTGCAAAAGCAAAAAATGTTTCCGACCGTTTTCCTGGTAACTTAGTTATTGGTTGTGATCAAGTACTTGATTTAAGAGGAAAAGTTTTACATAAAGTCACAAATAGTAAGGAAGCATATCAACGTTTACGTGATTTGTCAGGAAAATCCCATTCTCTTCATAGTGCAATAGCTTTATTTCAAAATGGCCAAGAAATTTGGACAGAAGTTTTTAGTGCGCATATGTTGGTGCGCCCTCTTTCATCAGAGTTTATTGAACGTTATTTATCGCGCGTGGGAACAAATGTTTTTAACAGTGTAGGAGTCTATCAAATTGAAGGAGAAGGAATTCATCTTTTTGATAAAATTGAAGGAGATTTTTTTACAATTATTGGTTTACCTTTATTGCCCTTACTTATAAAACTGCGTCATTTAGGGGTTATTGATGGTTAATCTAACAATAAAGCATGAAAAAATAGATTTTCCACGTGCCTTTGTTGTTGGTATTCCTATTCATCATTCAAAATCGCCAAAAATACATAATTTTTGGCTTAAACAATATGATCTACAAGGCGAATATATCGCACAAGAAGTAAGATCTGAAGAATTTAGGGATTTTTTCAGATCTCTAAAAAAGAGAGGGTTTTGTGGGGGTAATGTTACACTACCCCATAAACAGGAAGCTTTTCATTTGGCAAATTATAAAGATGATGTAGCAACAATGATTGGTGCTGTTAATACGCTTTGGTATGAAGGAGATAAACTTTGTGCCACAAATAGTGATGCTTACGGTTTTAGTGCTAATCTTGATGATTTTGCTCCTGATTGGATAGGAGAAACGGCAGTTATTTTTGGTGCAGGTGGTGCTGCACGCGCTGTCCTATATTCCTTAAAAAAACGTGGATTTGAACGTATTTGCTTATTCAATCGTACAAAGAGGCGTGCAGAAGATTTAGCGCAGCATTTTGGAAAAACTATTGAAGTTTGTGACTGGCAAAATATACATGAAATACTTTATCAGGCTGATTTGATTGTTAATACAACTTCTTTAGGTATGATAAATCCTCATGAGAAAAAAAATGATTCTTTTTTTTGTGATTTTTATAACGCGAAGACAACAGCATTGGTGACAGATATTGTTTACACACCATTGGTAACACCTTTTCTACAACAAGCAAAAACGCATGGTTTAAAAACTGTTGATGGACTGGGTATGCTTTTGCATCAAGCTGTTGTAGGTTTTGAACGATGGTTTGGAATAAGACCACAAGTTACAAAGGCACTACGAACAGCAATTTTAGAGGATATGGGTGAAGAAAAAAGATGAAAATCGTAGGATTGACTGGATCAATTGCTATGGGAAAATCAACAGTCGCTGATTTTTTCAAACAAGCAGGTATTTCTGTTTTTAGTGCTGATGATGCAGTACATCAGCTTTATAAAGATGAACCAGTAGTATCACTTATAGCACGTGCATTTCCTAGTGTCATTGAAGATAATAAAATTAATCGCTTAAAGCTTTCTAAAATTTTATTAAACAATCATGATAAATTACAAAAATTAGAAAAAATAATTCATCCTCTAGTACAAGAAAAAGAAAAAGAATTTATTGAGAGAGCACACAGAGAGGAAAAAAAATTAGTTATTCTTGAGATTCCACTTCTTTTTGAAACAAAGAGTGAAAAACGTGTAGACAGTGTTATCGTTGTCTCTGCTCCACGAACAATACAAAAAGAGCGTGCGATGATTCGCCAAAATATGAATGAAGAAAAATTTGCCTTTATCAATGCGAGACAAATGCCTGATAAAGAAAAACGAGAACGTGCTGATTTTATTATTGATACAGGGAAAAATTTAGAGAATACACGTGAGCAAGTTTATTACGTGATAAAAAAGTTACTAAAGAATTAAAGTCATGCGTGAAGTTATTTTTGATACAGAAACAACAGGTTTAGATAAAGAGAAAGATCGCATAATAGAAATCGGTTGTGTAGAGATGGTTGATCGTTATCTTACAGGGCGCCGATTCCATGTTTATTTGAATCCACAAGGCATTATTATTCCTGATGAAGTTGTAGCGATTCATGGATTGACCAATGAACGCTTAAAGAATGAAAAAAACTTTAGTGATATTGCTGATGAGTTTTTAGAATTTATTAATGGCGCAACAATGATTGCTCATAATGCAAGCTTTGATATTGGTTTTCTTAATGCAGAATTAGGACGGGCGAATAGACCACTTATCAGTGTTGATAACATTCTTGATACATTGGCTATGGCACGGCGTAAGTTTCCTATGGGACCGAATTCACTTGATGTTTTGTGCAAACGTTTTGGAATTGATAATAGTCATCGTGTTCTTCATGGCGCTTTACTTGATGCAGAGATTCTTGCCGATGTTTACATCGAACTCATTGGTGGCAAGCAGGGGGTATTAGGTTTTAATAAAAAGCAGGGAGATGATGAAGATTCCAAAAATGACAAAGATGCTCTCTATGCGGTTAAATCCCGTCCACAAGCCTTAGCTCCAAGATTAAGTGCACAAGAAAAAAGTCTGCATGCTGATTTTATTAACAAAATGGGAGAAAAGGCTTTGTGGAATGATTTCGAAATTCCTGAGTAAAGAATGCAACCTTTTTCTTTAAATCTGGGAAGAATAAAATCTCT from Bartonella birtlesii IBS 325 harbors:
- the coaE gene encoding dephospho-CoA kinase (Dephospho-CoA kinase (CoaE) performs the final step in coenzyme A biosynthesis.), with the translated sequence MKIVGLTGSIAMGKSTVADFFKQAGISVFSADDAVHQLYKDEPVVSLIARAFPSVIEDNKINRLKLSKILLNNHDKLQKLEKIIHPLVQEKEKEFIERAHREEKKLVILEIPLLFETKSEKRVDSVIVVSAPRTIQKERAMIRQNMNEEKFAFINARQMPDKEKRERADFIIDTGKNLENTREQVYYVIKKLLKN
- a CDS encoding Maf family nucleotide pyrophosphatase gives rise to the protein MVTDRLILASLSFYRAQLLKKAGLSFFTEAASFDEREIEKTGKTKTPKELSCFLASAKAKNVSDRFPGNLVIGCDQVLDLRGKVLHKVTNSKEAYQRLRDLSGKSHSLHSAIALFQNGQEIWTEVFSAHMLVRPLSSEFIERYLSRVGTNVFNSVGVYQIEGEGIHLFDKIEGDFFTIIGLPLLPLLIKLRHLGVIDG
- a CDS encoding shikimate dehydrogenase, whose translation is MVNLTIKHEKIDFPRAFVVGIPIHHSKSPKIHNFWLKQYDLQGEYIAQEVRSEEFRDFFRSLKKRGFCGGNVTLPHKQEAFHLANYKDDVATMIGAVNTLWYEGDKLCATNSDAYGFSANLDDFAPDWIGETAVIFGAGGAARAVLYSLKKRGFERICLFNRTKRRAEDLAQHFGKTIEVCDWQNIHEILYQADLIVNTTSLGMINPHEKKNDSFFCDFYNAKTTALVTDIVYTPLVTPFLQQAKTHGLKTVDGLGMLLHQAVVGFERWFGIRPQVTKALRTAILEDMGEEKR
- a CDS encoding pyruvate, water dikinase regulatory protein, translating into MTRDKKNFHLHMLSDATGETLISVGRAVASQYTMNQVTEHIYPMIRNETQLQRALDEIQQEPGIVLYTIIDQKIKLLLKKKCEKMKVPCIDILHPVLDAFQSYLGIPTNLRASAQHDLNADYFRRIEALDFTIEHDDGQSPSDLSNADVILVGISRTSKTPTSIYLANRGVKTANVPLVPGIDLPEALLEVKNSLIIGLIASAERISHIRQNRDLGDNFAIESYTNRINIAEELTYAKRICERFGWPIIDVTRRSIEETAAAIFELLTRFREGK
- the dnaQ gene encoding DNA polymerase III subunit epsilon, which produces MREVIFDTETTGLDKEKDRIIEIGCVEMVDRYLTGRRFHVYLNPQGIIIPDEVVAIHGLTNERLKNEKNFSDIADEFLEFINGATMIAHNASFDIGFLNAELGRANRPLISVDNILDTLAMARRKFPMGPNSLDVLCKRFGIDNSHRVLHGALLDAEILADVYIELIGGKQGVLGFNKKQGDDEDSKNDKDALYAVKSRPQALAPRLSAQEKSLHADFINKMGEKALWNDFEIPE